Proteins co-encoded in one Acidovorax sp. 69 genomic window:
- a CDS encoding sigma-70 family RNA polymerase sigma factor, with amino-acid sequence MHDDRLLPLIETDRPRLVRAATRLLGPTEAEDAVQDAYLRALEADAMLQLNVAQAWLLTVVRNLAIDRLRRRKWLQQWLAEASAARSSEPTTPSAEADAARAQEAVHALRLLAAHLAPADGAALLLHEVFEASHAEIALASGKTEAGSRQQLRRALLRLPKAGGAHLPHPERELDPTEEATFRLYLQSLQLRDPQTLWAMLNQPVVRAAASLANCAKAPAMAAAAPSLAGVTTSAVVQMGGQLGLVLTLDGITLCVLPLGVQAERDEDPVPV; translated from the coding sequence ATGCACGATGACCGACTGCTGCCCCTGATCGAAACCGACCGCCCCCGCCTGGTGCGAGCCGCCACCCGCCTTCTGGGCCCCACCGAGGCCGAAGACGCCGTTCAGGACGCCTACCTGCGAGCCCTGGAAGCTGACGCCATGCTGCAGCTCAATGTCGCCCAGGCATGGCTCCTGACCGTGGTGCGCAACCTGGCCATTGACCGCCTGCGTCGGCGAAAGTGGCTGCAGCAATGGCTGGCAGAGGCGAGCGCGGCCCGCAGCTCCGAGCCCACGACGCCCTCTGCCGAGGCAGATGCCGCGCGGGCTCAGGAAGCGGTCCACGCACTGCGTCTGCTTGCGGCACACCTTGCACCCGCCGATGGCGCTGCCCTGCTGCTGCACGAGGTGTTCGAAGCCAGCCATGCCGAGATTGCCTTGGCCAGCGGCAAGACCGAAGCTGGCAGTCGCCAGCAGCTGCGAAGGGCGCTGCTGCGCCTCCCGAAAGCGGGCGGCGCGCACCTGCCCCATCCCGAGCGCGAGCTGGACCCCACCGAAGAGGCCACGTTCCGCCTGTATCTGCAGTCCCTGCAACTGCGTGATCCGCAGACGCTGTGGGCGATGCTCAATCAGCCGGTGGTCCGCGCTGCGGCGAGCCTTGCGAACTGCGCGAAGGCGCCTGCAATGGCGGCCGCGGCACCTTCATTGGCAGGCGTTACCACCAGTGCCGTGGTGCAGATGGGCGGCCAGCTGGGCCTGGTGCTCACGCTCGATGGCATCACCCTGTGCGTGTTGCCCCTGGGTGTGCAGGCAGAACGCGACGAGGACCCTGTGCCGGTGTGA
- the serB gene encoding phosphoserine phosphatase SerB, whose protein sequence is MKNATEFAPGLVVQGIEPPLSLSSYKLIAFDMDSTLINIECVDEIADAAGRKAEVAAITEAAMQGVITDYKESLRQRVALLKGVTVLHMEQVFSERLRFNPGARELIAAAKAAGLTTLLVSGGFTFFADRVKAGLGIDFARSNMLEVDNGLLTGRMVDQAWGDICDGAEKRRTLLEVASLMGISPSQTIAVGDGANDLPMMGAAGLSVAYHAKPAVRAQAKVAINQGGLDRLLEVLR, encoded by the coding sequence ATGAAAAACGCCACCGAATTCGCCCCAGGTCTTGTCGTCCAGGGCATCGAGCCCCCCCTGTCCCTTTCGAGCTACAAGCTCATCGCGTTTGACATGGACTCCACCCTGATCAACATCGAATGTGTGGACGAGATCGCCGATGCCGCAGGCCGCAAGGCCGAAGTGGCCGCCATCACCGAAGCGGCCATGCAGGGCGTCATTACCGACTACAAAGAAAGCCTGCGCCAGCGCGTGGCGTTGCTCAAGGGGGTGACGGTGTTGCACATGGAGCAGGTGTTCAGTGAGCGACTGCGCTTCAACCCTGGCGCCAGGGAGCTGATCGCCGCCGCCAAGGCTGCGGGCCTGACCACGCTGCTGGTTTCGGGCGGCTTCACCTTCTTTGCCGACCGCGTGAAGGCGGGGCTCGGAATCGACTTCGCCCGCTCCAACATGCTGGAGGTGGACAACGGCCTGCTCACCGGCCGCATGGTAGACCAAGCCTGGGGCGACATCTGCGACGGCGCCGAAAAGCGCCGCACCCTGCTGGAGGTGGCCTCGCTCATGGGCATCTCGCCATCGCAGACCATCGCCGTGGGCGATGGCGCCAACGACCTGCCCATGATGGGCGCTGCTGGCCTGTCAGTGGCCTACCACGCCAAGCCCGCCGTGCGCGCGCAGGCCAAGGTGGCGATCAACCAGGGCGGGCTCGACCGCCTGCTGGAAGTGCTGCGCTGA
- a CDS encoding ATP-dependent Clp protease proteolytic subunit yields MNTTPDTPEPSTSTEPRTSYLEEKAFKARTLLIFGSVTDVMAADVTRRLIALDAESADPIDVLVSSPGGHLESGDAIHDILRFIAAPVNMIGTGWVGSAAAHLFLAAPLEKRCCLPNTRFLIHQPSGGTGGPASDIAIQAREIVKARERIARTIARETGKPLEVVLLDIERDRWLSAQEAVEYGLVSRIIERKTELRAA; encoded by the coding sequence ATGAACACCACCCCAGACACCCCTGAACCATCCACCAGCACCGAGCCCCGCACCTCCTACCTGGAAGAAAAGGCTTTCAAAGCGCGCACCTTGCTGATTTTCGGAAGCGTGACCGATGTGATGGCGGCAGACGTGACGCGCCGTTTGATTGCGCTGGATGCCGAAAGCGCCGACCCCATCGATGTGCTGGTGAGTTCGCCAGGCGGGCATCTGGAGTCTGGCGATGCCATCCACGACATCCTGCGTTTCATTGCTGCGCCGGTGAACATGATTGGCACCGGCTGGGTTGGCAGCGCTGCCGCCCATCTTTTCCTCGCTGCGCCTCTGGAAAAGCGCTGTTGCCTGCCCAATACGCGGTTTCTGATCCACCAGCCCAGCGGTGGTACAGGGGGCCCCGCCAGCGACATCGCCATTCAGGCGCGCGAGATCGTCAAGGCGCGTGAGCGCATCGCCCGGACGATCGCGCGCGAGACGGGCAAGCCGCTGGAGGTGGTGCTTCTCGACATTGAGCGAGATCGGTGGCTGTCGGCCCAAGAGGCGGTCGAATACGGGCTGGTCTCGCGCATCATCGAGCGCAAGACCGAACTGCGCGCCGCTTGA
- a CDS encoding Rrf2 family transcriptional regulator, whose protein sequence is MRLTQWTDYTLRVLMYCAATEGRAQPVTITEVAEGYGISRSHLMKIVQQLSAQGMLETTRGRGGGMRLMQPATAINIGAVVRATETDFNLVECFDPTTNQCRLSSHCRLKGVLSQAMQAYLAVLDGVTLADLMAPASPTGRGLWPTVAVPRNGAIRTPPQPLPGLPDAPEFE, encoded by the coding sequence ATGCGCCTGACCCAATGGACCGACTACACCTTGCGCGTGCTGATGTACTGCGCTGCTACCGAGGGGCGGGCCCAGCCTGTCACCATCACCGAGGTGGCCGAAGGCTATGGCATCTCACGCAGCCACCTGATGAAAATTGTGCAGCAGTTGTCTGCGCAAGGCATGCTGGAGACCACAAGAGGCCGGGGTGGTGGCATGCGATTGATGCAACCCGCTACCGCCATCAATATCGGTGCGGTGGTGCGTGCCACCGAAACGGACTTCAATCTGGTGGAGTGTTTTGACCCCACCACCAACCAGTGCCGCTTGAGCAGCCATTGCCGCCTCAAGGGTGTGTTGAGCCAGGCCATGCAGGCCTATCTGGCGGTGCTGGATGGGGTGACGCTGGCTGACCTGATGGCACCGGCTTCGCCCACGGGGCGCGGGCTGTGGCCGACCGTGGCGGTGCCGCGCAATGGCGCTATTCGCACTCCACCACAACCCTTGCCTGGGTTGCCGGATGCGCCAGAGTTTGAGTAA
- a CDS encoding DUF3820 family protein produces MDPDKLQRLVVLQMPYGKHKGTVLADLPGNYLNWFAREGFPKGELGQLLALMHEIDHNGLSDLLKPLRGR; encoded by the coding sequence ATCGACCCCGACAAGCTGCAACGCCTTGTTGTGCTACAGATGCCTTACGGAAAACACAAAGGCACGGTGCTGGCCGACTTGCCGGGCAACTACCTGAACTGGTTCGCACGTGAGGGCTTTCCCAAGGGGGAGTTGGGGCAGTTGCTGGCGCTGATGCACGAGATTGATCACAACGGGTTGTCTGACCTGCTCAAGCCCTTGCGCGGGCGGTGA
- a CDS encoding tripartite tricarboxylate transporter substrate binding protein has protein sequence MPIRRLIPALASTFLALCSATPALAQGTYPDRPVKVIVALPAGGSADMIARVVSQKMSAELGQPFVVDNKAGASGQIGTPLVSRAASDGYTLMVSPASFLTTNKSIFKTLPYDPEADFVPITKFVNQPMVLVVKDKQKFPTVAAVIAAAKAAPGKLTYASSGDGSPQHLAGLMFTTRTQTDLLHVPYKGGAPAINDALAGTVDMLFAVLPEALPHIQSGKLHALGLMAAQRTGTLPQTPSMTEAGAPEMNLSAWVGLLAPAKTPQPVIDRLQRAAHAALADADIKAKLAASGMEVAPGTSQQLKDAITQEIKIHAELVKAAGLVPQ, from the coding sequence ATGCCAATTCGGCGTCTCATCCCGGCCCTGGCCAGCACCTTTCTTGCGCTCTGTTCCGCAACTCCCGCCTTGGCCCAAGGCACCTACCCCGATCGCCCCGTCAAAGTCATCGTGGCCCTGCCAGCAGGCGGCAGTGCCGACATGATTGCGCGCGTGGTCTCGCAAAAAATGTCGGCCGAGCTGGGCCAGCCCTTTGTGGTGGACAACAAGGCCGGGGCGTCGGGCCAGATCGGCACGCCGCTGGTCTCGCGCGCTGCATCCGATGGCTACACGCTCATGGTGTCGCCTGCATCCTTTTTGACCACCAACAAGAGCATTTTCAAAACCCTGCCCTACGACCCTGAGGCCGACTTCGTGCCCATCACCAAGTTCGTGAACCAGCCCATGGTGCTGGTGGTCAAAGACAAGCAGAAATTCCCCACCGTGGCCGCGGTGATCGCCGCCGCCAAGGCGGCACCAGGCAAGCTGACCTATGCCTCGTCAGGCGACGGCAGCCCGCAGCACCTGGCGGGGCTGATGTTCACCACCCGCACCCAGACCGATCTGCTGCATGTGCCCTACAAGGGCGGCGCCCCGGCCATCAACGACGCCCTGGCGGGCACGGTGGACATGCTGTTTGCCGTGTTGCCCGAGGCGCTGCCCCACATCCAGTCCGGCAAGCTGCACGCGCTGGGGCTGATGGCCGCGCAGCGCACGGGCACCCTGCCGCAGACGCCCAGCATGACGGAAGCCGGTGCACCCGAGATGAACCTCTCCGCCTGGGTCGGCCTGCTGGCACCGGCCAAAACACCCCAGCCCGTCATCGACCGTTTGCAGCGCGCCGCACACGCCGCGCTGGCCGACGCCGACATCAAAGCGAAGCTGGCCGCCAGCGGCATGGAGGTGGCGCCCGGCACCAGCCAGCAACTCAAGGACGCGATCACGCAGGAGATCAAGATCCACGCCGAGCTGGTGAAAGCGGCGGGGCTGGTTCCGCAATAG
- a CDS encoding translation initiation factor Sui1, protein MKSFAGLGGLVYSTESGRMCPGCRQPVAQCICQQNKPLPTGDGIVRVSRETKGRGGKAVTLVKGVLVDEGALEQLGKQLKAACGSGGTVKDGVIEVQGDHVERVVVALQKLGHKVKRAGG, encoded by the coding sequence ATGAAGTCTTTCGCAGGCCTGGGGGGCCTCGTGTATTCCACCGAATCAGGTCGCATGTGCCCTGGCTGCCGCCAGCCGGTGGCGCAATGCATCTGCCAGCAGAACAAGCCGCTGCCCACAGGCGACGGCATTGTGCGTGTGTCGCGCGAGACCAAGGGCCGTGGCGGCAAGGCCGTCACCTTGGTCAAGGGCGTGCTGGTGGACGAAGGCGCGTTGGAGCAGTTGGGCAAGCAACTCAAGGCGGCCTGCGGCAGTGGAGGCACGGTGAAGGATGGTGTGATCGAAGTGCAGGGAGACCATGTGGAGCGCGTGGTGGTGGCGCTGCAGAAGCTGGGCCACAAGGTCAAACGCGCTGGCGGATAG
- a CDS encoding DUF2721 domain-containing protein gives MALTLDTSAITHGIQLAVAPVFLLTAVSGMIGAVAGRLARIIDRARLVEDRARANAEPEFLARAYSELADLRLRGRLANGCIGLLTFCAFLIGITIILLFLGETTDFQSSRFAVGGFLAGVASFLLALVCFLTETLLATRLLNFHMLQQEVEGKRS, from the coding sequence ATGGCCCTGACCCTTGATACTTCTGCCATTACCCACGGCATTCAGCTGGCGGTGGCTCCCGTGTTTTTGCTCACGGCAGTGTCCGGCATGATTGGTGCGGTGGCCGGGCGCTTGGCCCGAATTATTGACCGGGCCCGCTTGGTGGAAGACCGTGCACGCGCCAATGCCGAGCCGGAGTTTCTGGCCCGCGCCTACAGCGAACTGGCTGACCTGCGATTGCGCGGGCGACTGGCCAATGGGTGTATCGGGTTGCTTACTTTTTGTGCATTCCTGATTGGCATCACCATCATTTTGCTGTTTTTGGGTGAGACGACCGACTTCCAGTCCAGCCGGTTCGCTGTGGGCGGCTTTCTGGCGGGAGTCGCTTCGTTTTTGCTGGCGCTGGTGTGCTTTTTGACCGAAACACTGCTGGCCACCCGATTGCTTAACTTCCACATGTTGCAGCAAGAGGTGGAGGGGAAAAGGTCATGA
- the ytfE gene encoding iron-sulfur cluster repair protein YtfE yields the protein MNARIDTLQVPQTTLSTDQQIGQIAVQLPGATAVFRRLKLDFCCGGQVSLAKAAADKGLDANAVLAELSALQRSDAVPEAASPSALIDHILARYHEVHRQQLPELIRMARRVEAVHRDNPDVPVGLADHLEAMHEELLSHMLKEEQVLFPMLKAGGNPFVGQPIGMMRAEHVDHGEALDKLNALTHDATPPQGACNTWRALYAGIAQLGDDLINHIHLENNVLFPSFEASAAPAQGCGPSGCACSGAGTLQA from the coding sequence ATGAACGCCCGCATCGATACCCTGCAAGTACCCCAGACCACCCTCAGTACCGACCAACAGATCGGCCAGATTGCCGTGCAGTTGCCCGGCGCCACTGCGGTGTTCCGGCGTCTCAAGCTGGATTTTTGCTGCGGTGGTCAGGTGAGCCTGGCCAAGGCGGCGGCCGACAAGGGTCTGGACGCCAACGCCGTGCTGGCCGAACTGTCAGCCTTGCAGCGCAGCGACGCCGTGCCCGAAGCCGCATCACCCAGCGCACTGATTGACCACATCCTGGCCCGCTATCACGAGGTGCATCGCCAGCAACTGCCCGAGCTGATCCGCATGGCCCGCCGCGTGGAGGCCGTACACCGCGACAATCCGGATGTGCCCGTCGGACTGGCCGACCACCTGGAAGCAATGCACGAAGAACTGCTGTCGCACATGCTCAAGGAAGAGCAGGTGCTGTTCCCCATGCTCAAGGCCGGTGGCAACCCCTTTGTGGGTCAGCCCATCGGCATGATGCGCGCTGAGCACGTGGACCATGGCGAGGCACTGGACAAACTCAACGCCCTTACCCACGACGCCACGCCCCCTCAAGGCGCGTGCAATACCTGGCGCGCACTGTATGCCGGCATCGCACAACTGGGCGACGACCTCATCAACCACATCCACCTCGAAAACAACGTGTTGTTCCCATCGTTCGAGGCCAGCGCGGCGCCTGCGCAAGGTTGCGGCCCTTCAGGCTGCGCCTGCAGCGGCGCTGGCACACTGCAGGCATGA
- a CDS encoding group III truncated hemoglobin codes for MPPPSVESITQLVHGFYGDVRNDPLLGPVFEQALHGRWEAHLQRLVDFWSTVALGTRSFKGDVFGKHMALQGVTPAHFAAWVGLWQQHTNGLFTPEVAHDLQVAAHGIARNLFRGYFGSDPAFATPRSDEHAHGHSHP; via the coding sequence ATGCCACCACCCAGCGTGGAGAGCATCACGCAACTCGTGCACGGTTTTTATGGAGACGTGCGCAATGATCCGTTGCTAGGGCCTGTTTTTGAACAGGCCCTGCACGGTCGGTGGGAAGCGCACCTCCAACGGCTGGTGGATTTCTGGAGCACGGTGGCGCTGGGCACTCGCAGCTTCAAGGGTGATGTATTTGGCAAGCACATGGCGCTGCAGGGCGTGACGCCTGCCCACTTTGCCGCCTGGGTCGGACTGTGGCAACAACACACCAACGGCCTGTTTACGCCCGAGGTAGCGCACGACCTGCAAGTGGCTGCGCATGGCATTGCGCGCAACCTCTTCCGGGGCTACTTTGGCAGCGACCCGGCTTTTGCAACGCCTCGCTCAGACGAACACGCGCACGGCCATTCGCACCCCTGA
- a CDS encoding LiaI-LiaF-like domain-containing protein, whose translation MKGNIAAIVLVVLGVFFLLTNLGLISISLRELLRVWWPVALIAVGLALFFTPGSKGK comes from the coding sequence ATGAAGGGCAATATTGCGGCGATCGTTCTGGTCGTGCTGGGCGTGTTTTTTCTGTTGACCAACCTGGGGCTGATCAGCATCAGTCTGCGCGAGTTGCTGCGCGTGTGGTGGCCGGTGGCGTTGATTGCTGTGGGCCTGGCGCTGTTTTTTACGCCGGGCTCCAAGGGGAAATAG
- the mfd gene encoding transcription-repair coupling factor, with protein MELPKLSLGKRFTLPRPLGSADSLLLARLAERDKAAGRTTAIVTADATDAQRLIEEMAFFAPSLRCALFPDWETLPYDTFSPHQDLISERLATLWRISQKDKDTGADVVLVPATTALYRLAPPSFLAGYTFHFQVKQKLDEAKFKAQLTLAGYSHVSQVVSPGEYAVRGGLIDLFPMGSLVPYRVDLFDDEIDSIRTFDPDSQRSLYPVPEVRLLPGREFPMDDDARAKFRSRWREMLEGDPTKSRIYKDMGAGVATAGIEYYLPLFFDETATVFDYLGGEATVVLHGDLEPAFQSFWQDTKDRFRLVQGDPERPVLPPDALFLSADQFYTRAKEHAQLSLRPGVQDVDDNPHFHKLGDLSVVRGAEDPLARLHAHIRNTQHRVLLLAESDGRRESLLDFLRASGVNPPAFDSLAEFQGDATEKVGIATAGLTVGFSWIEDGIDFVTETELFAAGPTTRRRKKQEQVSDVEALIKDLAELTLGDPVVHSAHGIGRYRGLINMDVGNKNPDGTPAMQEFLHLEYADKAVLYVPVSQLQLISRYTGVSADEAPLHKLGSGQWEKAKRKAAEQVRDSAAELLNIYARRALRQGHAFRYSPQDYETFANDFGFDETADQNAAIHAVIQDMISPRPMDRLVCGDVGFGKTEVALRAAFVAVTGGKQVAFLAPTTLLAEQHYQTLVDRFSKWPVKVAEVSRFRSGKEITAAIKGIGDGTVDIVVGTHKLLSESTKFHNLGLLIIDEEHRFGVRHKEQMKALRAEVDVLTLTATPIPRTLGMALEGLRDLSVIATAPQRRLAIKTFVRNEGTGVIREAVLRELKRGGQIYFLHNEVETIENRRQKLEEILPEARIAVAHGQMPERELERVMRDFVAQRYNILLCSTIIETGIDVPTANTIIMSRADKFGLAQLHQLRGRVGRSHHQAYAYLMVPDIEGLTKHAQQRLDAIQQMEELGSGFYLAMHDLEIRGAGEVLGENQSGNMLEVGFQLYNEMLNEAVKALKAGKEPDLLSPLSVTTDINLHAPALLPDDYCGDVHLRLSFYKKLATAKNPDQIDSLLEEIVDRFGKLPPQAQTLIDVHRLRVLSQPYGVVKVDAAPGVINITFKPQPPIDPMRIIELIQKNKHIKLAGNEKLRIERELKDPKDRAQMVRDILRSLGQPVAA; from the coding sequence ATGGAACTCCCCAAACTCTCCCTCGGAAAACGCTTCACCCTGCCCCGCCCCCTGGGCAGCGCGGACTCGCTTCTGCTGGCCCGCCTGGCTGAGCGCGACAAGGCCGCCGGCCGGACCACCGCCATCGTCACGGCCGACGCCACCGATGCGCAGCGCCTCATCGAGGAAATGGCTTTTTTTGCGCCCTCGCTGCGCTGCGCCTTGTTCCCCGACTGGGAGACGCTGCCCTACGACACCTTCTCGCCGCACCAGGACCTGATCAGTGAGCGGCTGGCCACGCTGTGGCGCATCAGCCAGAAGGACAAGGACACGGGGGCCGATGTGGTGCTGGTGCCCGCCACCACGGCGCTGTATCGGCTGGCACCGCCCTCCTTCCTGGCGGGCTACACCTTCCATTTCCAGGTCAAGCAAAAGCTCGACGAAGCGAAGTTCAAGGCCCAGCTCACGCTGGCCGGGTACAGCCATGTATCGCAGGTGGTGAGCCCTGGCGAATACGCCGTGCGCGGCGGGCTGATCGACCTGTTCCCCATGGGCTCGCTGGTGCCTTACCGCGTGGACCTGTTCGATGACGAGATCGACAGCATCCGCACCTTCGACCCCGACAGCCAGCGCAGCCTGTACCCCGTGCCCGAGGTGCGCCTGCTGCCAGGCCGCGAGTTCCCCATGGACGACGACGCGCGGGCCAAGTTCAGGAGCCGATGGCGCGAGATGCTGGAGGGCGACCCGACCAAGAGCCGCATCTACAAGGACATGGGCGCGGGCGTGGCCACGGCGGGTATCGAGTACTACCTGCCGCTGTTCTTTGACGAGACCGCCACCGTGTTCGACTATCTGGGCGGCGAGGCCACGGTGGTGCTGCATGGCGACCTGGAACCGGCCTTCCAGAGCTTTTGGCAGGACACCAAGGACCGTTTTCGCCTGGTGCAGGGCGATCCGGAACGCCCCGTACTGCCGCCCGATGCGCTGTTCCTCTCGGCAGACCAGTTCTACACGCGCGCCAAAGAGCATGCCCAGCTGTCTCTGCGCCCCGGCGTGCAGGACGTGGATGACAACCCGCATTTCCACAAGCTCGGCGACCTGTCGGTGGTGCGTGGCGCCGAAGACCCGCTGGCCCGCCTGCACGCCCACATCCGCAACACGCAGCACCGCGTGCTGTTGCTGGCCGAGAGCGATGGTCGGCGTGAAAGCCTGCTCGACTTTCTGCGCGCCAGCGGCGTGAACCCACCGGCCTTTGACTCACTGGCTGAGTTCCAGGGCGATGCCACCGAGAAGGTGGGCATTGCCACGGCGGGTCTCACCGTGGGCTTCAGCTGGATCGAGGACGGCATCGACTTCGTCACCGAGACCGAGCTGTTTGCCGCGGGCCCCACCACGCGCCGGCGCAAGAAGCAAGAGCAGGTAAGCGACGTCGAAGCGCTCATCAAAGACCTGGCAGAACTGACCTTGGGCGACCCCGTGGTGCACAGTGCCCACGGTATTGGCCGCTACCGGGGCCTGATCAACATGGACGTGGGCAACAAGAACCCCGACGGCACGCCCGCCATGCAGGAGTTCTTGCACCTCGAATACGCCGACAAGGCCGTGCTCTACGTGCCCGTGAGCCAGCTGCAGCTCATCAGCCGCTACACCGGCGTGAGTGCCGACGAAGCCCCGCTGCACAAGCTGGGCAGCGGCCAGTGGGAAAAGGCCAAGCGCAAGGCTGCCGAGCAGGTGCGCGACAGCGCGGCCGAACTGCTCAACATCTACGCCCGCCGCGCGCTGCGCCAGGGGCATGCCTTCCGCTACAGCCCGCAGGACTACGAGACCTTTGCCAACGACTTTGGCTTTGACGAAACCGCCGACCAGAACGCTGCCATCCACGCGGTGATCCAGGACATGATCAGCCCCCGCCCGATGGACCGCCTGGTCTGCGGCGACGTGGGCTTCGGCAAGACCGAGGTGGCCCTGCGTGCGGCCTTCGTCGCCGTCACGGGCGGCAAGCAGGTGGCCTTCCTCGCGCCCACCACCCTGCTGGCCGAGCAGCACTACCAGACGCTGGTGGACCGCTTCAGCAAATGGCCGGTGAAGGTGGCCGAGGTCTCGCGCTTCCGTTCGGGCAAGGAGATCACCGCCGCCATCAAGGGCATCGGCGACGGCACAGTGGACATCGTGGTGGGCACGCACAAGCTGCTGTCCGAGTCCACCAAGTTCCACAACCTGGGCCTCTTGATCATCGACGAAGAGCACCGTTTCGGCGTGCGCCACAAGGAGCAGATGAAGGCCTTGCGCGCCGAGGTCGATGTGCTCACACTCACGGCCACGCCCATCCCCCGCACGCTGGGCATGGCGCTCGAAGGCCTGCGCGACCTGTCGGTCATTGCCACTGCGCCGCAGCGGCGCCTGGCCATCAAGACCTTTGTGCGCAACGAGGGCACGGGCGTGATCCGCGAAGCGGTGCTGCGCGAACTCAAGCGTGGCGGGCAGATCTACTTCCTGCACAACGAGGTGGAGACCATCGAGAACCGCCGCCAGAAGCTCGAAGAAATATTGCCCGAGGCGCGCATTGCCGTGGCCCACGGCCAGATGCCCGAGCGCGAGCTGGAGCGCGTGATGCGTGACTTTGTGGCCCAGCGCTACAACATCCTGCTGTGCTCGACCATCATCGAGACCGGCATCGACGTGCCCACGGCCAACACCATCATCATGAGCCGCGCCGACAAGTTCGGCCTGGCGCAGCTGCACCAGCTGCGCGGCCGCGTGGGCCGCAGCCACCACCAAGCCTATGCGTACCTGATGGTGCCGGACATCGAAGGGCTGACCAAGCATGCGCAGCAACGGCTTGACGCCATCCAGCAGATGGAAGAGCTGGGCAGCGGCTTCTACCTGGCCATGCACGACCTCGAAATTCGCGGTGCGGGCGAGGTGCTGGGCGAGAACCAGAGCGGCAACATGCTGGAAGTGGGCTTCCAGCTGTACAACGAGATGCTGAACGAAGCCGTCAAGGCGCTCAAGGCGGGCAAGGAGCCTGACTTGCTGTCGCCCCTGTCGGTCACCACCGACATCAACCTGCACGCCCCCGCCCTGCTGCCCGACGACTATTGCGGCGATGTGCACCTGCGCCTGTCGTTCTACAAGAAGCTGGCCACAGCCAAGAACCCCGACCAGATCGACAGCCTGCTCGAAGAGATCGTGGACCGATTTGGCAAGCTGCCGCCGCAGGCGCAGACCCTCATCGACGTGCACCGCCTGCGCGTGCTGAGCCAGCCCTACGGTGTAGTGAAGGTGGATGCGGCCCCGGGCGTGATCAATATCACCTTCAAGCCCCAGCCGCCCATCGACCCGATGCGCATCATTGAGCTGATCCAGAAGAACAAGCACATCAAGCTGGCGGGCAACGAGAAGCTGCGCATCGAGCGCGAGCTCAAGGACCCCAAGGACCGCGCTCAGATGGTGCGGGACATCCTGCGCTCGCTGGGGCAGCCAGTGGCCGCATAG